In the genome of Pontibacter actiniarum, the window CATACTCCTTGCCCGGGCTCAGGTCCACTTTAAAAGTACAGGATTTTCTATCGGCAGAAAACTCCCCCTTGCCGACAAGTGGCCATTGCTCTTTTCCTCCAGCCCCATACTTTACACCCGTCGTCGGCCCCATTTCCGTGGAAAAAGAAATACATATTTCTTTCGTTGATGCATCCACTGTGCTGTCTCCAGCTACCAAAGGCTTGATGCTGCTTACCACCGGCCTCATGCCTTCATACGCCTGCAAGAGCTGTACTTTGTCTATTGCATCCGGGAAGTAGTGTGACTGCTGCAGAAAGGCCTCCACTGCTTTATCGCTGGTGAAGTCAAGTTCTATCATTTCACGGATGGCCTGCTTCTTGTTCTTTGCGTTGCTGTAATAGGTCTTGCAAATGGCGTAGCCCATGTAGTAGCCGAGGTCCGGGTGGGCTGATGACAGGTTATAAAACCAGTTATTGATGTAGGGAGCGAACATCTGTTTCTTAAACTTCTCCTTCAGTTCCTCCTCATGCTGCGCTCCATAAACCATGTACGGAAGGGGCATTTTTTTACCTGTGACCAGCTCGGTGATAAAATCGGCAGTACCTTCCATAATGCTGCGGCCAAGCAAGTTGTTTCCGTACCCCTTTTGCTGTGTATGCACGTACTCGTGTATGTTCAGGGGGATGATGTTTTGGAACGGCTGGCTATTAAAGTACCTGCCCAGCCCTACCTGCCAGTTCTGCGGGAACTCCGATATATCGGTTTCGGGGTCTCCCGTTGCCATTTCCGCTCCAACTAAAACCATCGCGTCCAGGCCTGTTCCGCTGGACTGAAGCGCACCGATCACAAAGTAGATTTTGGCGGGCTTTAGGGCCGGGTAGAGTTTCTTTAGCTTCTTGAGATAGGGCTCCATTCCCTTTGCCCCTGCCCTGGCCTGCTGTGTGTTTGGCCGTATGGAATCCCAGAACCTGGGATAGTTGCGGATGGAGCGGAGACCCTGTTCAGCGTTGTAGCCCTTTGCCTCCATAAATGCCTTCAGGCCGGGCGTACCCTTGTCTATATAGAGCGTCTGAATGTAATGAAGCTGCTGAAGACTGTCAGTCGTGGAGCGGATGCTGTCATAGGCGATCCAGAAGTTATCGATATCTGCCGTGATAACCTTTTGCTCCCTGCCCTGTCCAAAGGCGGAGCAAACAGCAGTGCCGCTAAGAAACAATGCCGCAGCTATGCTTCGGGTTAATGGATGTATTCTACTGTACTTCATTATCTTATGCAGCATTCATTAAGCTTATTAGAGGTCGCACCCCTTCGTGTACATTCAGGTATAATATCGTTCTCGTTAATGTTAACCTTGGTAAGAAGTATCCATTTATAAGCGCTATTTAATATGAGATACAAGCTGGAGGCAACGTCTGGTTAGGCCTTCATCAGAAGAAACAGTACACCTAAGCTATAAAGCGCCACCTCTATGGCATCTTCACGCATGTGTTTAGTTGCCGTGTTTTAGTCGTTCCTTTATCTCTTCCAGCAAACTGTCGCTGTAGCCGTCCCACTTTCCGACCACTAAGCCATTTTTATCGAACAGGTAATAAGTTGGAGTCATGAAGACACGGTACTTGGTGTAAACATCACTGTATCTGCCGTCTTTATCATAGAGGCTCGTCCAGGTAATTTTATTGGACGTATACTTTTTGAGCCAGTCTTCCTTGTTGCTATCAACGTTCATGGTTACAATGTCCAGGCTTTCACTTTCCTGCTTCGACAATTCTTTGATTTCCGGAAGCGCTTTTACACACCAACTGCAATAGGGAGAGCAAAACTCTAGAAGCACATACTTATCCTTGAAAGAGTTAGCGAAGGGCACATGTTCCCCTTTTTGGTTTTCTGCTGTAAAATCATAGAACTTGTCTCCGTTCTCCAACGGCTTGCTTCCCAAATAGGTGGTGAGCACCTTCGCAGAAGCTGAATTTTTGTAGTCAGCATTTAGCCTGCCGAGTTGCCTTTCTATAAACTCTTTGGTGAAATCCGCTTTGTTAAGCACAAGTTGAGAGAGGGCATAATCAGAGTTTATGTTATCCTCAATAAAACTCCTGGTGATGTGGCTTATCTGATCGTCAATATGTGTAATAACGCCGCTTTCCTTTGACCAATACGCCCGCTGTAGGCTATCATTCCATTTCCCCTCTTGCCGTAAGGAAAACATTTCCTGCAGCTTTTCGCTTCGCTTTTTGTTCAGAGGAGCGATACCTTTGTCAAGCTCCGCTTTATACTTTTGATAGTGGGAACCGGTCACTTCCAAAGCATCAGGAAAGTCTTCTTTCCTACCGCTAACTTTCACGTCCTCATTTCCGATGTAAATGACAGCATAAGCCGTTTCGTTATTTTCTGAACTGACTTGAATCGTGATAGGTACCGGCGGTTCTTCAATAAGCCCAGTTGCAACAAATTGGTTATCAACCAGTGCTGTCGAGTCTAACACTTTCCCTGTATTTCCATTCGCGACTATAACTTTCGCCTTTTCAGAGAAGCCGCTGAGGTTAGCTGATACGGTAAAACCCGTCGTGTGCTTTTGGCAGGCCGTAAAAACTACGATGATACCCGTGGTTAATAAGAATAAGCTTTTCTTCATTTTAGCGGATTACCAAAGTTTTATGGAGTAATGTATTGTTGTTTTATGATTTTGCAGCTTATGTGCCAAGAGCATGAATATAAGGAGGCCCACTAGCGTCATGGCTAAACTCAGCACAATACTAAGCCACTTGTGGTTGAAGCACTTTACTTTCCGCTTTCGTTTCTGTTAACCTGATGAAGTGATAGCTCATGTAGCTATACCACGCCGCCCACCCCATGTGGAAGAACCTCACCACTAAACCCGGCACCTCTGTTTGTAGTGCAGGGAAAAAGGAGCTTATGCTTACCGCCATGAAAAAGAATGTTGCCAGCGACACCCATCGTAACCTTACATCGCCTCTCCAGAGGATGAAAGCCAATAAGGGGGCCACATGCATGAGCATCGAAATGACGCCAAAAACACCGTGCAGCAATTGAGGTGTTGGAAACAAAGCCACTCCAAACATAGAAACGGAGAAGGCCGCCAATATATAAACAGGCGCTACCCGCATGCGCAGTGCTTTACATGCCCGAAACAATCCCAGCACAAAAAGTGCATTAAAAACGGCACACAGCATAATGCCACCAGTGAAAAGTGATTGTGTTGGCGTACCGACCGC includes:
- a CDS encoding DUF2268 domain-containing putative Zn-dependent protease (predicted Zn-dependent protease with a strongly conserved HExxH motif); the protein is MKYSRIHPLTRSIAAALFLSGTAVCSAFGQGREQKVITADIDNFWIAYDSIRSTTDSLQQLHYIQTLYIDKGTPGLKAFMEAKGYNAEQGLRSIRNYPRFWDSIRPNTQQARAGAKGMEPYLKKLKKLYPALKPAKIYFVIGALQSSGTGLDAMVLVGAEMATGDPETDISEFPQNWQVGLGRYFNSQPFQNIIPLNIHEYVHTQQKGYGNNLLGRSIMEGTADFITELVTGKKMPLPYMVYGAQHEEELKEKFKKQMFAPYINNWFYNLSSAHPDLGYYMGYAICKTYYSNAKNKKQAIREMIELDFTSDKAVEAFLQQSHYFPDAIDKVQLLQAYEGMRPVVSSIKPLVAGDSTVDASTKEICISFSTEMGPTTGVKYGAGGKEQWPLVGKGEFSADRKSCTFKVDLSPGKEYDFIVSEGFMSAEGYPLKPFRVRFKTPVENQK
- a CDS encoding TlpA disulfide reductase family protein, yielding MKKSLFLLTTGIIVVFTACQKHTTGFTVSANLSGFSEKAKVIVANGNTGKVLDSTALVDNQFVATGLIEEPPVPITIQVSSENNETAYAVIYIGNEDVKVSGRKEDFPDALEVTGSHYQKYKAELDKGIAPLNKKRSEKLQEMFSLRQEGKWNDSLQRAYWSKESGVITHIDDQISHITRSFIEDNINSDYALSQLVLNKADFTKEFIERQLGRLNADYKNSASAKVLTTYLGSKPLENGDKFYDFTAENQKGEHVPFANSFKDKYVLLEFCSPYCSWCVKALPEIKELSKQESESLDIVTMNVDSNKEDWLKKYTSNKITWTSLYDKDGRYSDVYTKYRVFMTPTYYLFDKNGLVVGKWDGYSDSLLEEIKERLKHGN
- a CDS encoding DUF998 domain-containing protein, which encodes MNTNQLLRFGALAALAFWVTNLGCGYLINYNHLTGSVSEIGAVGTPTQSLFTGGIMLCAVFNALFVLGLFRACKALRMRVAPVYILAAFSVSMFGVALFPTPQLLHGVFGVISMLMHVAPLLAFILWRGDVRLRWVSLATFFFMAVSISSFFPALQTEVPGLVVRFFHMGWAAWYSYMSYHFIRLTETKAESKVLQPQVA